In Aeromicrobium marinum DSM 15272, one genomic interval encodes:
- a CDS encoding peptide chain release factor 3, protein MSHPDAGKSTMTEALALHARAIGEAGVTHGKAGRRATVSDWMDMEQERGISIASTALQFEYRDHIVNLVDTPGHADFSEDTYRVLSAVDFAVMILDAAKGLEPQTLKLFNVCHRSGIPVITVVNKWDRPGMDPLELLDEIEQRIKIVPTPVTWPIGIAGEFHGVIDRRRDTAVAYTRTAGGATRAGEDDLTADEAAQRFGVDHADALEGVELLESGGHTHDHDRFLAGETTPVLFTSGALNLGVHPLLDCIVELGPAPRPRPAVGGGRREVDDDFSAVVFKVQAGMDSNHRDHVAFARVCSGVFERGVVVTHAQSGRPFATKYALSMFGRDRETADQAYPGDVIGLVNASHLAIGDTLHAGDPVTFPPIPKFAPEHFAVISARDPSRYKQFRRGIEHLDREGVVQVLRSPARGDQAPVLAAVGPMQFEVVTHRLLREFSTETRLDHLPYTMARSFDPTFREDLAGHRGAETFTRSDGTDLILFTDRWRMQSIAREVPHATLETLAADADA, encoded by the coding sequence ATCTCGCACCCCGACGCGGGCAAGTCGACCATGACCGAGGCCCTGGCCCTGCACGCCCGGGCCATCGGCGAGGCCGGGGTCACCCACGGCAAGGCCGGTCGGCGCGCGACGGTGTCGGACTGGATGGACATGGAGCAGGAGCGCGGCATCTCGATCGCGTCCACGGCGCTGCAGTTCGAGTACCGCGACCACATCGTGAACCTGGTCGACACCCCCGGTCACGCCGACTTCAGCGAGGACACGTACCGGGTGCTGTCGGCGGTCGACTTCGCGGTGATGATCCTGGACGCGGCGAAAGGGCTGGAGCCGCAGACCCTGAAGCTGTTCAACGTGTGCCACCGCAGTGGCATCCCGGTGATCACGGTCGTCAACAAGTGGGACCGGCCCGGCATGGACCCGTTGGAGCTGCTCGACGAGATCGAGCAACGCATCAAGATCGTCCCCACCCCCGTCACGTGGCCGATCGGGATCGCCGGGGAGTTCCACGGCGTCATCGACCGGCGCCGCGACACCGCCGTGGCGTACACCCGGACCGCGGGCGGGGCCACGCGGGCGGGCGAGGACGACCTCACCGCCGACGAGGCCGCGCAGCGCTTCGGCGTCGACCACGCCGACGCGCTCGAGGGGGTCGAGCTGCTGGAGAGCGGCGGCCACACCCACGACCACGACCGGTTCCTCGCCGGCGAGACCACTCCCGTGCTCTTCACCTCCGGAGCCCTCAACCTCGGTGTCCATCCGCTCCTCGACTGCATCGTCGAGCTCGGACCGGCGCCCCGACCCCGGCCCGCCGTCGGCGGTGGACGCCGTGAGGTCGACGACGACTTCAGTGCCGTCGTGTTCAAGGTCCAGGCGGGCATGGACAGCAACCACCGCGACCACGTCGCCTTCGCCCGGGTCTGCTCCGGGGTGTTCGAGCGCGGCGTGGTCGTCACCCACGCGCAGTCAGGGCGACCGTTCGCCACCAAGTACGCCCTCAGCATGTTCGGACGCGACCGCGAGACGGCCGACCAGGCCTACCCCGGCGACGTCATCGGCCTGGTCAACGCCTCCCACCTGGCCATCGGCGACACCCTGCACGCGGGCGACCCGGTCACCTTCCCGCCGATCCCGAAGTTCGCGCCGGAGCACTTCGCCGTCATCAGCGCCCGCGACCCCTCCCGCTACAAGCAGTTCCGGCGCGGCATCGAGCACCTCGACCGCGAGGGGGTCGTGCAGGTGCTGCGCTCCCCCGCCCGTGGCGACCAGGCGCCGGTGCTGGCGGCGGTCGGCCCGATGCAGTTCGAGGTGGTCACCCACCGGCTGTTGCGGGAGTTCTCCACCGAGACGCGACTGGACCACCTGCCCTACACGATGGCGCGCAGCTTCGACCCGACGTTCCGGGAGGACCTCGCCGGCCATCGCGGCGCCGAGACGTTCACCCGCAGCGACGGCACCGACCTGATCCTGTTCACGGACCGGTGGAGGATGCAGTCGATCGCCCGCGAGGTGCCCCACGCGACGTTGGAGACGCTGGCCGCGGACGCGGACGCCTGA
- a CDS encoding FkbM family methyltransferase produces MSVTFVVRQLVLRVRQVFTHFDNPWAILWSIATRRQDVVFEVDGLRVRTLNSPAAWGPVLEVFVEDEYAFEWFTGDLRSDAVAVDIGAHVGCFAMAFARRFPGGSVASYEPTPSTGEYTVGNVETNGLAERVTVHRMAVAARTGSFRMADNGPGRAHNGVLYLGQAGSTTIEVAARSFVEVMADAGDTVDLVKLDAEGAEYDILLGTDPGLLAPVRRFVLEFHPSPDHHFGELRTHLESAGLELVRETSLGPDLGLAWFSRDPLDRTA; encoded by the coding sequence ATGTCCGTCACGTTCGTCGTCCGTCAGCTCGTGCTGCGGGTCCGTCAGGTGTTCACGCACTTCGACAACCCGTGGGCCATCCTGTGGTCCATCGCGACCCGGCGGCAGGACGTGGTGTTCGAGGTCGACGGTCTGCGCGTCCGCACCCTGAACTCACCGGCCGCCTGGGGCCCCGTGCTCGAGGTGTTCGTCGAGGACGAGTACGCGTTCGAGTGGTTCACCGGCGACCTGCGGTCCGATGCCGTCGCGGTCGACATCGGTGCCCACGTCGGGTGCTTCGCGATGGCCTTCGCCCGTCGGTTCCCCGGTGGCTCGGTGGCGTCGTACGAGCCCACGCCGTCGACGGGGGAGTACACCGTCGGCAACGTCGAGACCAACGGGCTCGCCGAGCGCGTCACCGTGCACCGGATGGCGGTCGCGGCTCGCACCGGGTCGTTCCGCATGGCCGACAACGGGCCCGGGCGGGCGCACAACGGCGTCCTCTACCTGGGACAGGCCGGCAGCACGACCATCGAGGTCGCGGCGCGCAGCTTCGTCGAGGTCATGGCCGACGCCGGCGACACGGTCGACCTGGTCAAGCTCGACGCCGAAGGGGCCGAGTACGACATCCTGCTCGGCACCGACCCGGGCCTGCTGGCGCCGGTCCGCCGCTTCGTCCTGGAGTTCCACCCGTCGCCGGACCACCACTTCGGCGAGCTGCGGACCCACCTGGAGTCGGCCGGCCTGGAACTGGTGAGGGAGACCAGCCTCGGTCCGGACCTGGGCCTCGCGTGGTTCTCGCGCGATCCGCTCGACCGCACGGCCTGA
- a CDS encoding PIG-L deacetylase family protein, which translates to MEPSPLEHVDENWQRALVVVAHPDDVEFGAAAAVARWTGQGKEVVYCMVTSGEAGIDAMHPDEARRVREAEEIESARIVGVDVVEFLGLPDGIVEYGVPLRREICAVIRRHRPEILVTGNFHDTWGGSTPNQPDHIAVGRATLDAAGDAGNRWIFTEQLTDGLQPWGDVRQVWAAGSPQAGHAADITDTFDRGVASLEAHRAYIDGLGWENFDPAEMLEGQSRPAGSRLGVTHATTFEVHSRTWGD; encoded by the coding sequence ATGGAACCCTCTCCCCTGGAGCACGTCGACGAGAACTGGCAGCGCGCCCTCGTGGTGGTCGCGCACCCCGACGACGTCGAGTTCGGTGCTGCCGCCGCCGTCGCCCGCTGGACCGGGCAGGGCAAGGAGGTCGTGTACTGCATGGTCACCAGCGGGGAAGCAGGGATCGACGCGATGCACCCCGACGAGGCCCGTCGGGTCCGCGAGGCCGAGGAGATCGAGTCGGCCCGCATCGTGGGGGTCGACGTGGTGGAGTTCCTCGGCCTGCCCGACGGCATCGTGGAGTACGGGGTGCCGCTGAGGCGGGAGATCTGTGCCGTCATCCGGCGGCACCGTCCCGAGATCCTGGTGACCGGCAACTTCCACGACACGTGGGGCGGCTCCACACCGAACCAGCCCGACCACATCGCCGTGGGTCGGGCGACCCTGGACGCGGCCGGCGACGCGGGCAACCGGTGGATCTTCACCGAACAGCTCACCGACGGACTGCAGCCCTGGGGCGACGTCCGGCAGGTCTGGGCGGCCGGCTCACCGCAGGCCGGACACGCGGCCGACATCACGGACACCTTCGACCGGGGGGTCGCGTCGCTCGAGGCGCACCGCGCCTACATCGACGGACTGGGGTGGGAGAACTTCGATCCCGCCGAGATGCTGGAGGGTCAGTCGCGGCCGGCCGGGTCCCGGCTCGGGGTCACCCATGCCACCACCTTCGAGGTCCACAGCCGCACGTGGGGCGATTGA
- a CDS encoding thioesterase family protein produces the protein MTDEAFYVPVGDDEFEATRATESPWDRSQQHGGPPSALLARAMERTGDDDAMAISRITVDLLGPVPRGPVRTTVEVVRPGRRVEMLRAELWAGDRVAASATAWRIRRTSGSTAPLARAEPVPARPEVASTSFAPGFPDDWGYGHAVEWRYVSGGPDAPGPAVVWTRVRVPLVAGETISPLQRLLVVVADSTNGLSGGLPIDEWWFIPPTLTVTLQGELAGEWMLLDARTTFGPDGLGLAEGRISDDHGLVGLAAQPLLVARR, from the coding sequence GTGACCGACGAAGCGTTCTACGTGCCGGTGGGCGACGACGAGTTCGAGGCGACCCGGGCCACCGAGAGTCCGTGGGACCGCAGCCAGCAGCACGGTGGCCCGCCGTCCGCCCTGCTGGCGCGTGCCATGGAGCGGACCGGCGACGACGACGCGATGGCGATCAGCCGCATCACCGTCGACCTGCTCGGACCGGTCCCGCGGGGACCGGTCCGCACCACGGTCGAGGTGGTGCGTCCGGGTCGTCGGGTCGAGATGCTGCGGGCCGAGCTGTGGGCCGGCGACCGGGTGGCGGCGTCGGCCACGGCCTGGCGGATCCGCCGGACGTCCGGGTCCACCGCACCCCTGGCCCGGGCGGAGCCGGTCCCGGCGCGGCCGGAGGTCGCCTCGACGAGCTTCGCACCCGGCTTCCCCGACGACTGGGGGTACGGGCACGCCGTCGAGTGGCGGTACGTGAGCGGCGGTCCGGACGCCCCCGGGCCTGCGGTGGTGTGGACCCGCGTGCGGGTGCCCCTGGTGGCCGGGGAGACGATCTCGCCGCTGCAGCGGCTGCTGGTGGTGGTGGCCGACTCCACCAACGGGCTGTCCGGCGGCCTGCCCATCGACGAGTGGTGGTTCATCCCGCCGACCCTGACGGTGACGCTGCAGGGTGAACTGGCGGGCGAGTGGATGCTGCTGGACGCCCGCACGACCTTCGGTCCCGATGGCCTCGGTCTGGCCGAGGGTCGCATCAGCGACGACCACGGGCTCGTCGGCCTGGCCGCTCAACCCCTGCTGGTCGCGCGGCGCTGA
- a CDS encoding sigma factor has product MSSTTHYVHRILELPVLDREREVELSRAARAGDAAAREQLIVSGLRLVAMRARLLGFTGDALGDAIQCGTVGLIAAVDRFDPDRGVRLGTYAWWWIGDAMRAAVPVVEPELPRDLAGTTTPASALDGIDVPEVLRLRYRIGELPGPPRARHEVSQLLGISVHQVRVLETRAMHRLRRGLARVVHRAPGSGADPL; this is encoded by the coding sequence ATGTCGTCCACCACGCACTACGTCCACCGGATCCTGGAGCTGCCGGTGCTGGATCGCGAGCGGGAGGTCGAGCTCTCCCGGGCTGCCCGAGCCGGCGACGCGGCGGCGCGGGAGCAGCTGATCGTCTCGGGGCTGCGACTGGTGGCGATGCGGGCCCGTCTGCTCGGCTTCACCGGTGATGCGCTGGGCGACGCGATCCAGTGCGGCACCGTGGGACTGATCGCGGCGGTCGACCGGTTCGACCCCGACCGTGGGGTGCGGCTCGGCACCTACGCCTGGTGGTGGATCGGCGACGCCATGCGAGCCGCCGTCCCCGTCGTCGAGCCCGAGCTGCCGCGAGACCTCGCCGGGACCACCACACCGGCCTCGGCCCTGGACGGGATCGATGTGCCCGAGGTGCTCCGCCTGCGGTACCGGATCGGCGAGCTGCCGGGTCCGCCGCGCGCCCGGCACGAGGTGTCGCAGCTGCTCGGGATCAGCGTCCACCAGGTACGCGTCCTGGAGACCCGGGCCATGCACCGCCTCCGTCGAGGACTTGCTAGGGTGGTGCACCGTGCTCCTGGTTCAGGAGCCGATCCCCTGTAG
- the dnaG gene encoding DNA primase, giving the protein MALIKDEDIQLVRERARIDEVVEQYVTLRNAGGGARKGLCPFHDEKTPSFNVRPAQGFYHCFGCGAGGDSIKFLMEIEGLPFAEAVERLAGRYGIQVRYEEDGQRSGPRRDPRQRQRLLEAHRMAGEFYAAALTTSAEAQPGRQLVTDRGFTSAHAETFGMGWAPRSGTALTAHLTGRGFTEEELLVGGLARRSSRGMFDVFQGRLLWPIREMTGEIIGFGARRMFEDDFMSGKYVNTSETPIYKKSQVLYGIDLARRQISGSSQAVVVEGYTDVMACHVAGVTTAIATCGTAFGEGHTRILRRIMLDHDAFRGEVIFTFDGDEAGQRAAVKAFEGDQEFAGQTYVAIEPRGMDPCDLRMADGDPAVRELIASRVPLYRFVLDSILERYDLDRGDQRVDAVREAVGLVVAIRDHAKVEAFLREIAGRVGVEVDQVRTEHRRSAASGARPAARPAPRRSSVDAPDDTPVPAVPAGPPFGAPEFTDEREALKAIAQYPHLVGSVADDLGENDFTHPVARRLWAALAAEPWPTAEDASWIPKVAESLDEDLRPILAVAAVEPLRARETSTAAMVAVSVFRLQALTLGRQVADLKSKLQRTNPVDEAESYNRMFGELIALEQQHRVLRDRAVDGTVAD; this is encoded by the coding sequence ATGGCGCTGATCAAGGACGAGGACATCCAGCTCGTCCGCGAACGCGCGCGCATCGACGAGGTCGTCGAGCAGTACGTCACGCTGCGCAACGCCGGCGGCGGCGCCCGCAAGGGGCTGTGCCCGTTCCACGACGAGAAGACCCCGTCGTTCAACGTGCGCCCGGCCCAGGGCTTCTACCACTGCTTCGGCTGCGGTGCCGGCGGCGACTCGATCAAGTTCCTCATGGAGATCGAGGGCCTGCCCTTCGCCGAGGCGGTCGAGCGGCTGGCCGGCCGGTACGGCATCCAGGTGCGCTACGAGGAGGACGGGCAGCGGTCCGGCCCGCGCCGCGACCCTCGCCAGCGCCAGCGGCTGCTGGAGGCACACCGGATGGCCGGCGAGTTCTACGCCGCCGCCCTCACCACGAGCGCGGAGGCGCAGCCCGGTCGCCAGCTGGTCACCGACCGGGGGTTCACCTCCGCCCACGCCGAGACCTTCGGCATGGGGTGGGCGCCGCGCAGCGGAACCGCCCTGACGGCGCACCTCACCGGTCGCGGGTTCACCGAGGAGGAGCTGCTCGTCGGCGGACTGGCCCGGCGCTCCTCCCGCGGGATGTTCGACGTCTTCCAGGGCCGCCTGCTGTGGCCGATCCGCGAGATGACCGGCGAGATCATCGGGTTCGGCGCTCGTCGCATGTTCGAGGACGACTTCATGAGCGGCAAGTACGTCAACACCTCGGAGACGCCGATCTACAAGAAGAGCCAGGTGCTCTACGGCATCGACCTGGCGCGTCGGCAGATCTCCGGGTCGAGCCAGGCCGTCGTCGTCGAGGGCTACACCGACGTGATGGCGTGCCACGTCGCCGGTGTCACCACGGCGATCGCGACCTGCGGCACCGCGTTCGGCGAGGGCCACACCCGCATCCTGCGCCGCATCATGCTCGACCACGACGCGTTCCGGGGGGAGGTCATCTTCACCTTCGACGGCGACGAGGCCGGCCAGCGGGCGGCGGTCAAGGCCTTCGAGGGAGACCAGGAGTTCGCCGGTCAGACGTACGTGGCGATCGAACCGCGGGGCATGGACCCGTGCGACCTGCGGATGGCCGACGGCGATCCCGCGGTGCGCGAGCTGATCGCCTCGCGGGTCCCGCTGTACCGGTTCGTGCTCGACAGCATCCTGGAGCGCTACGACCTCGACCGTGGAGACCAGCGGGTCGACGCCGTCCGTGAGGCGGTCGGTCTGGTGGTGGCCATCCGCGACCACGCGAAGGTCGAGGCCTTCCTGCGCGAGATCGCCGGTCGGGTCGGGGTCGAGGTCGACCAGGTACGGACCGAGCACCGCCGTTCGGCGGCATCGGGAGCCAGGCCGGCGGCCCGCCCGGCGCCACGTCGCTCGTCCGTCGACGCACCCGACGACACCCCCGTCCCCGCGGTCCCGGCAGGTCCACCCTTCGGAGCCCCGGAGTTCACCGACGAGCGTGAGGCGCTGAAGGCCATCGCCCAGTACCCGCACCTCGTCGGCTCGGTCGCCGACGACCTCGGCGAGAACGACTTCACCCATCCGGTGGCCCGGCGCCTGTGGGCGGCGCTCGCGGCCGAGCCCTGGCCGACGGCCGAGGACGCCTCGTGGATCCCGAAGGTGGCGGAGTCCCTCGACGAGGACCTCCGACCGATCCTGGCGGTCGCCGCCGTCGAACCGCTGCGCGCCCGCGAGACCTCCACGGCGGCGATGGTCGCGGTCTCGGTGTTCCGACTGCAGGCGCTGACGCTCGGACGTCAGGTCGCCGACCTCAAGAGCAAGCTGCAACGGACCAACCCCGTCGACGAGGCGGAGTCCTACAACCGGATGTTCGGCGAGCTGATCGCGCTGGAGCAGCAGCACCGGGTCCTGCGGGACAGGGCCGTCGACGGCACCGTCGCGGACTGA
- a CDS encoding deoxyguanosinetriphosphate triphosphohydrolase has product MTTSYGAEARARYVAEPPKRAGRTAFERDRGRIVHSSALRRLSAKTQVMGAGFDDFVRNRLTHSLEVAQVARELGASLGCDPDVVDSAALAHDLGHPPFGHNGEVALDAVAAACGGFEGNAQTLRLLTRLEAKTITAGGVGVGLNLTRATLAACVKYPWERGAAPDGSGKFGVYADDRPIFDWVVAGAPAPRRPVEAQVMDLADDIAYSVHDVEDGVVGGWFDLLDVDGPAVLGVARDWYDPSLPDDRFSAAWDRLQRLPEWPTRPLGAGRESMAALKGLTSALIGRFATAAHAATVERWGRGPLVRYEADLEVPDATRDEITVLKSVAAHYVMRATDRAEDLRAQRDLLAGLVAALAAREGRDLEPDLAQDFARATDDAARLRVVIDQVASLTDLSAPVWAERLRL; this is encoded by the coding sequence GTGACGACGAGCTACGGCGCCGAGGCGCGCGCCCGCTACGTCGCCGAGCCGCCCAAGCGCGCGGGACGGACCGCGTTCGAGCGCGACCGCGGCAGGATCGTGCACTCCTCGGCGCTGCGACGGCTGTCGGCCAAGACGCAGGTCATGGGGGCCGGCTTCGACGACTTCGTGCGCAACCGGCTCACGCACTCCCTCGAGGTCGCGCAGGTCGCCCGCGAGCTCGGTGCGTCGCTCGGGTGCGACCCCGACGTGGTCGACTCCGCGGCCCTGGCCCACGACCTCGGGCACCCGCCGTTCGGACACAACGGTGAGGTGGCGCTCGACGCTGTGGCCGCGGCGTGCGGCGGGTTCGAGGGGAATGCCCAGACCCTGCGACTGCTCACCCGGCTGGAGGCCAAGACCATCACGGCCGGCGGGGTCGGCGTCGGCCTCAACCTGACCCGCGCCACCCTGGCCGCGTGCGTCAAGTACCCGTGGGAGCGGGGCGCCGCTCCCGACGGGAGCGGCAAGTTCGGGGTGTACGCCGACGACCGCCCGATCTTCGACTGGGTGGTGGCCGGAGCGCCGGCGCCCCGGCGACCGGTCGAGGCGCAGGTGATGGACCTCGCCGACGACATAGCCTACTCCGTGCACGACGTCGAGGACGGCGTCGTGGGGGGCTGGTTCGACCTGCTCGACGTCGACGGACCGGCCGTGCTCGGCGTCGCCCGGGACTGGTACGACCCGAGCCTGCCCGACGACCGGTTCTCGGCGGCCTGGGATCGGCTGCAACGTCTCCCGGAGTGGCCGACCCGGCCGCTCGGTGCCGGACGGGAGTCGATGGCGGCGCTGAAGGGTCTCACCAGTGCCCTCATCGGGCGGTTCGCCACCGCTGCCCACGCGGCGACCGTCGAGCGGTGGGGACGAGGTCCGCTGGTGCGGTACGAGGCCGACCTGGAGGTCCCGGACGCCACGCGGGACGAGATCACCGTCCTGAAGTCGGTGGCGGCCCACTACGTCATGCGGGCGACCGACCGGGCCGAGGACCTGCGCGCCCAGCGGGACCTGCTCGCGGGTCTGGTCGCCGCACTCGCCGCGCGCGAGGGACGCGACCTCGAACCGGACCTGGCGCAGGACTTCGCCCGGGCCACGGACGACGCAGCCCGACTGCGGGTCGTCATCGACCAGGTCGCGAGCCTCACCGACCTCTCCGCACCCGTGTGGGCGGAGCGCCTGCGGCTGTGA
- the mutM gene encoding bifunctional DNA-formamidopyrimidine glycosylase/DNA-(apurinic or apyrimidinic site) lyase, with product MPELPEVEVVRLGLVDHVVGRTVSDVRVLDARSLRRHLPGPVDFADRLRGRTVVDACRRGKYLWLPLDDGSALTAHLGMSGQMLIGTEQTPDPRHLRVGLDLDDGTRLHFVDQRIFGGLAVSDQVSDGVPAAMAHIARDPLDPAFDAEEFSARLRRRQTGVKRALLDQTLVSGIGNIYADEALWRVPLHYARNTRHLRRAEIDALVEHVTDVMRAALEQGGTSFDALYVNVNGQSGYFDRSLHAYGREGEPCDRCTTPMRRSPFMNRSSFWCPACQPRPRQGRW from the coding sequence GTGCCTGAGCTGCCCGAGGTCGAGGTGGTCCGCCTCGGCCTGGTGGACCACGTCGTGGGGCGCACGGTGTCGGACGTCCGGGTGCTCGACGCGCGGTCCCTGCGCCGGCACCTGCCGGGGCCCGTCGACTTCGCCGATCGGCTGCGCGGTCGCACCGTCGTCGACGCCTGCCGCCGGGGCAAGTACCTGTGGCTGCCGCTGGACGACGGCTCGGCGCTCACCGCGCACCTCGGCATGAGTGGTCAGATGCTGATCGGCACCGAGCAGACCCCGGACCCGCGGCACCTGCGCGTCGGTCTGGACCTGGACGACGGCACCCGGCTGCACTTCGTCGACCAGCGGATCTTCGGCGGGCTGGCCGTCAGCGATCAGGTGTCCGACGGGGTGCCGGCGGCGATGGCGCACATCGCCCGTGACCCGCTCGACCCGGCGTTCGATGCCGAGGAGTTCTCGGCGAGGCTGCGACGCCGGCAGACCGGGGTCAAGCGCGCCCTGCTGGACCAGACCCTCGTGTCGGGCATCGGCAACATCTATGCCGACGAGGCGCTGTGGCGCGTGCCGCTGCACTACGCGCGCAACACCCGGCACCTGCGAAGGGCCGAGATCGACGCACTCGTCGAGCACGTCACCGACGTCATGCGGGCGGCCCTGGAGCAGGGCGGCACCTCCTTCGACGCCCTCTACGTCAACGTCAACGGGCAGAGCGGCTACTTCGACCGGTCGCTGCACGCCTACGGCCGCGAGGGTGAGCCGTGCGACCGGTGCACCACGCCGATGCGCCGCAGCCCCTTCATGAACCGCTCGTCCTTCTGGTGCCCCGCCTGCCAGCCACGCCCCCGCCAGGGCCGCTGGTGA
- the rnc gene encoding ribonuclease III gives MDALRDVLGVPDLDPELLRHALTHRSYAYENGQIPNNERLEFLGDSVLGLVVTDSLFRAHPDLPEGQLAKLRAAVVSAKALAVVARTLGIGDVVRLGRGEETTGGRDKASILSDTVEAVIGAVFLQFGIERAAEVVHRVFDPVMADAASLGAALDWKTSLQEMAAHHGLGVPRYHLEGTGPDHARSFTAEVHLGERVFAGGAGRSKKEAEQEVAEIAWRTLADELEDASARA, from the coding sequence GTGGATGCCCTGCGGGACGTGCTGGGAGTTCCGGATCTTGATCCGGAACTCCTTCGTCATGCCCTGACCCACCGCTCGTACGCCTACGAGAACGGTCAGATCCCGAACAACGAACGGCTGGAGTTCCTCGGCGACTCCGTCTTGGGCCTCGTCGTGACCGACTCGCTGTTCCGCGCCCACCCGGACCTGCCCGAGGGCCAGCTGGCGAAGCTGCGCGCGGCGGTCGTCAGTGCCAAGGCGCTCGCCGTCGTGGCGCGGACGCTGGGGATCGGCGACGTCGTGCGTCTCGGTCGCGGTGAGGAGACCACCGGCGGTCGCGACAAGGCGTCGATCCTGTCCGACACGGTCGAGGCCGTCATCGGGGCGGTGTTCCTGCAGTTCGGCATCGAGCGGGCCGCCGAGGTGGTGCACCGGGTGTTCGACCCCGTGATGGCCGACGCGGCCTCGCTCGGCGCGGCCCTTGACTGGAAGACCTCCCTGCAGGAGATGGCGGCCCACCACGGGCTCGGGGTGCCGCGCTACCACCTCGAGGGCACCGGGCCCGACCACGCCCGTTCCTTCACCGCCGAGGTCCACCTGGGGGAGCGGGTGTTCGCCGGAGGCGCGGGCCGGTCCAAGAAGGAGGCCGAGCAGGAGGTCGCCGAGATCGCCTGGCGCACCCTCGCCGACGAGCTCGAGGACGCCTCCGCCCGTGCCTGA
- the rpmF gene encoding 50S ribosomal protein L32, which translates to MAVPKRKMSRSNTRHRRSAWKTTKTPLVDCASPTCDSKVVPHRACTECGQYGARGERRQVL; encoded by the coding sequence GTGGCAGTCCCGAAGCGGAAGATGTCGCGCAGCAACACGCGCCACCGTCGTTCGGCGTGGAAGACGACCAAGACCCCCTTGGTCGACTGCGCCAGCCCCACGTGCGACAGCAAGGTCGTCCCGCACCGCGCCTGCACCGAGTGCGGCCAGTACGGGGCCCGTGGCGAGCGTCGTCAGGTCCTCTGA
- a CDS encoding YceD family protein gives MVDTYELGRRPGNERTYHLSVEAPVRLGYDVYGVAEGSELDIELRLEAVMDGVLATGTASARATGECVRCLDDVEEDLDVDFQELYLYDRPSSQEEADDVVALEGDLLDLEPVLTDAVVFALPLHPLCGPECPGLCPDCGARLADDPDHTHGEPIDPRWTALTRLTEQPEE, from the coding sequence GTGGTTGACACCTACGAACTGGGTCGGCGACCGGGCAACGAGCGCACGTACCACCTGTCGGTCGAGGCGCCGGTGCGTCTGGGCTACGACGTCTACGGCGTGGCCGAGGGTTCTGAGCTGGACATCGAGCTGCGGCTCGAGGCAGTGATGGACGGTGTCCTGGCGACAGGAACGGCCTCGGCCCGTGCCACCGGCGAGTGTGTGCGGTGCCTGGACGACGTGGAGGAGGATCTCGACGTCGACTTCCAGGAGCTGTACCTCTACGACCGGCCCTCCAGCCAGGAGGAAGCCGACGACGTGGTGGCCCTCGAGGGCGACCTGCTCGACCTCGAACCCGTACTGACCGACGCGGTGGTGTTCGCCCTGCCGCTTCACCCGTTGTGTGGTCCGGAGTGTCCGGGACTGTGCCCCGATTGCGGTGCACGGCTCGCGGATGATCCCGATCACACGCACGGCGAGCCGATCGACCCCCGGTGGACGGCCCTGACCCGATTGACCGAGCAACCCGAGGAGTAA